The following proteins come from a genomic window of Aspergillus luchuensis IFO 4308 DNA, chromosome 3, nearly complete sequence:
- a CDS encoding putative extracellular exo-polygalacturonase (CAZy:GH28;~COG:G;~EggNog:ENOG410PKB6;~InterPro:IPR000743,IPR012334,IPR011050;~PFAM:PF00295;~SECRETED:SignalP(1-18);~go_function: GO:0004650 - polygalacturonase activity [Evidence IEA];~go_process: GO:0005975 - carbohydrate metabolic process [Evidence IEA]): MALYRNIFLLASLGLSSAAPSKVQRVPDSSLHARAVCTPTAGGNSSTDDVPAITEALSSCGNGGTIVFPEGSTYYLNSVLDLSSCSDCDIQVEGLLKFASDTDYWSGRTAMISVSDVDGLKLRSLTGSGVIDGNGQDAWDLFASDSSYSRPTLLYITGGSNLEISGLRQKNPPNVFNSVKGGATNVVFSNLKMDANSKSDNPPKNTDGFDIGESTYVTITEVTVVNDDDCVAFKPSSNYVTVDTISCTGSHGISVGSLGKSSDDSVKNIYVTGATMINSTKAAGIKTYPSGGDHGTSTIQSCYGEDDDYCEENPGNAKLTDIVVSSFSGTTSDKYDPVVANLDCGADGTCGISISGFDVKAPSGKSEVLCANTPSDLGVTCTSGASG; this comes from the exons ATGGCGCTATATCGTAACATCTTCCTTCTGGCCAGCCTTGGGCTAAGCAGTGCTGCTCCCTCCAAGGTCCAGCGAGTCCCGGATTCTTCCCTTCACGCTCGCGCTGTCTGTACCCCAACCGCAGGAGGCAATTCCTCCACCGACGATGTCCCCGCCATCACTGAGGCCCTCAGCTCGTGCGGAAATGGCGGCACCATTGTCTTCCCCGAGGGCAGCACATACTACCTCAACAGTGTGCTGGacttgagcagctgcagtgATTGCGACATCCAGGTGGAAGGCCTTCTGAAGTTCGCTAGCGATACCGACTACTGGAGCGGTCGCACTGCCATGATCAGTGTTTCCGATGTAGATGGTTTGAAACTGCGCTCATTGACTGGGTCTGGTGTCATTGATGGAAATGGCCAGGATGC GTGGGACCTCTTTGCTTCGGACAGTAGTTACTCACGCCCAACGCTCTTGTACATCACTGGCGGCAGCAACCTGGAAATCTCCGGGCTGCGTCAGAAGAATCCCCCTAACGTGTTCAACTCGGTCAAGGGTGGCGCCACTAACGTTGTCTTCTCGAACTTGAAGATGGATGCCAACTCCAAGTCGGACAATCCGCCCAAGAACACCGATGGGTTCGATATTGGCGAGAGTACCTACGTGACCATCACCGAGGTCACCGTAGTCAACGATGATGACTGTGTCGCCTTCAAGCCCAGTTCCAACTACGTGACCGTGGACACGATCAGCTGCACGGGCTCCCATGGCATTTCCGTGGGATCGCTGGGCAAGTCAAGCGATGACTCGGTCAAGAACATTTATGTCACGGGCGCAACTATGATCAACTCCACCAAAGCCGCCGGGATCAAGACTTATCCGAGTGGAGGTGACCACGGTACCTCCACG ATCCAGAGCTGCTACGGCGAGGACGATGACTATTGCGAGGAAAACCCGGGCAACGCCAAACTGACGGATATTGTCGTGTCGAGCTTCAGTGGCACAACCAGCGACAAGTACGACCCGGTTGTGGCCAACCTTGACTGCGGTGCGGATGGAACGTGTGGCATCTCCATCAGTGGGTTCGACGTCAAGGCGCCATCGGGCAAGTCTGAAGTGTTGTGCGCCAACACCCCGTCTGACTTGGGCGTCACTTGCACTTCGGGAGCTTCGGGCTAA